Below is a window of Theropithecus gelada isolate Dixy chromosome 15, Tgel_1.0, whole genome shotgun sequence DNA.
GCCATCGATGACTCCAAGGTTCCCAGTCAAACCCAAGAGCACAAGCCATCGACCCAAAGTAGGTATCAGATAAGGACACTCTGCATGGCCTCTCTATACCTCAGTTTGCTCACTCTCTGCCTGCTGGGATACCCCCAAACTGCCTTCATCTTTTGAGTGATAATTCCAATTTAAAATGAGGTGGGTGTTGGATAGCTAAGTACTCAAACCAATAAAAAAGAGAGCTTAAACTCTTGTACTTAAAGTGTAGTCTACAGACCAGCAATACTGGCATCACTTGGGGGCTTGTTACAAATGCATTTTCAGACCCtgctccagacctactgaatcagaactgGCACTTTAACAGGATCTCCAGGTAAATTTGAATATACATTATAGTCTGAGAAACACTGGATTAAAGACTATAAAAATAGTGGGTTAAGATCCCTGTTTTGGGGGCAATACATGCTagttcaaatctcagttctgccACAGAAGTTGGGCAAGTCTCttgacctccctgagcctcactgtccttacctgtaaaatagggCTATTCACAATACATTATGATTTTTCAGGATCATTAGGAGGGTAAAATGAGGCAATATAAATAAACATCTAGCTCAgggtctggcacagagtaggcactcaacaTACAGAAACAATATGTAGGTATTGATCAGGATAGAGTATGTTCTGCTGCTAAAACAAATAAGTCTTGAAATCTCAAtggtttacaaaataaaaatttatttcttgcttacaCAAAGTCTAGTACAAACCAGCCATCCCCCTTTTAATCTTTAGCCAGGGCCTCTGGAACATGAGGCTTCCTAGGCTACCATGCCAagggaagacagagagacagagaaggcacCCTGGCCTTCAGTTTGTAATCAAAATCTTCTTGAAGATCCAGGAAAAGAGATCAAGCAGAGAAGATCAGGGATCAAAACCAACTatttcagacagaaaaaaaaaaaaaaggaagcattgTTGTCAAAATCAGCCAAATTTAGGACTCACACAAGTGGGAGGGGGTGAGCACAGATGGCCAGGAACCTGGCAGACCCCCATTGAGAGACAGGATAGCACAATGATTTGTTTTGACAGAAATCCACATGTGAGAGTCTTTAAAATACTTTCCCTGGAAGTAGAGTCACAATAAAAATCAAGAACCTTAAAAATATGAATGCCTTTTCCCAAGGGAAGGATGATGATAATTACTGAGAACCTATAATATGCAAAACACTGTCTAGGCACTGGGGACCCAGCTGTGATCAGATAAATCCCTTACTGTTTCAGAGcgtatatttcacattttaacagtaaaatgatattatttaatCCCCACCATAACTCAAAGAAGTGGACATTAGTATTCAAATTGAACATACCATTTTGCAGATATGAATGAAGAGGCAGGCGGGGGTTAAGCCAATAGTTAAGGTATGCAGCTAATAAATGACAGAGCTGTCTATCACAGAACATAGTTCAGACTGTCGACAAAATTCGTTGTTGTTCTTCTAGAAACCTAGAAGTATATAAAGACAAAGTCTCATATACAACATGTTCATCGCAACAGTATTTATGGTAGAaaaatttgggctgggcacagtggctcacacctataatcccagcactttgggaggtaggaggatcacttgagcccaggagttcaagaccatcctgggcaacatgggaagatcccacctctacaaataataaaaaattagccagactgggcacagtagctcacgtctgtaatcccagcactctgggaggccaaggtaggtggatcacctgaggccgggagtttgagaccagcctggccaacatggagaaatgccatctctactaaaaatacaaagttagctgggcatggtggcacatgtctataatcccagttactcaggaggctgaggcaggagaattgcttgaacccaggaggtggaggttgcagtgacccgagatcacgccattgcactccagcctgggcaacaagagcgaaactccatctcaaaaaaaaattagccaggtatggtggcacatacctgtcatttcagctactcaggaggctgaggtgggagaatcgcttgaactcaggaggtcgaggctgcagtaagtcatgattgcaccactgcactccagcctaggtaccagagtgagactccctcaaaaaataaataaataaataaaaaataaaaaatccaacaTTAGAACTTTGGTTAAATAAATCTTACATTATTCAAAAACTAGAATATTGtacaaccattttttaaaattattgacatgaaaaaaaatttatgctattaatgtatataaataaattcaaatgcaGGGCTGGctgaggtggctcacatctgtgatcctagcactttgtgaggctgaggctaaaagattacttgaggccaggagttcgagaccagcctggcaacatagtgagactctcgctctctacaaaaaaaatttaaaaattagctgagtgcagtgacacatgcctgtagtcctagctacttgggaggctgaggcaggaggattgcttgagcctaggagtttgaggttacagtgagctatgatcacaccactgtactccagtctgggcaacagagcagatccttgtctcaaaaaataaataataaataagtaaaattcatCCATAATACATAGGATATGACAGACTATGTAAAATATGCATAGGAAGAGACTGGAACTGGGATAATAACTTGGGGAAGAGGTGTTTGGGGTCACTGTTTCCTCTTTTATGCTATGTATTATTTCCTAACTTTTCTATAAAGCATATGCATtacatttataaatggaaaaaagttaATGTCTTAAAAGGAATACATACTTTGCCCTGAACTGATCATTATACATTCTATGCACATAACAAAATTTCATATGTAGCCCATAAATACGTacaaatataatgtattattttaaaatacacactttGAATTCAGCACCTACTTGTGAGGGGAAGCCCTCAGAGGACAGGAGGTGGTAGTTTCAGGTACAGCCCCACCCCACAGTAACCCCCACTTGCCTGTGTGCACTGCTTCAGAGCCTGCAAAACACCTTCACTTCTGTGATCTCACCTAAGCCTCCCCACGTGACCCTGTGGAATTCTCATTGCCAGGTTTGCAGCTTCAGAAGGATGAGCTTGACAGACAAAATCCCAAGCGCATTAACGCAGCCTCCCATTTGCCTTCGAGAACACCCCTGATCCAGCCAAAAAAGAGCACTTCCTCCAGCAGCAGTGAGTTTGAAGGTGAGTCCCAAATTGGGGTCCTAACACTGACCAGAAACCCCTAGACAGGGAGCCTGGTCCTGACTCCATTGATATTTCAGCTAAGCGAGATGGGGAGATGGAATCGCTCCCATCAAGCAGCCCCAGTCATATTCCAGAGCACACTGGGGAGACCCTAGAGTCTAAGACCTGACTCCACTATCTTCCAAGCtaggaagaggatgaggaggagcagGTCTGGGGGGAAAGGGCACACATCCACGCTTTCCTTTCAAAGTTTGGTAgcatcatctttttatttatttatttatttttgagatggagtctccctctgttgtccaggcttgagtacagtggtgcaatctctaatctcagctcactgcaacttccgccccccaggttcaagtgattctgctgtctcagcttcctgagtagctgagattacaggtgcccaccaacatgcctggctaatttttgtatttttagtagagaaagggtttcaccatgttggccaggctggtcttgaacccctgacctcaagtgatccagctaccttggcctcccaaagtgctgggattacaggtgtaaccactgcacctggcggcATCATCTTATACGtgtatttttcatatgcttagtTGATATCTACTTTGGCCACTAGACAGTAAGTGCCAGGAGGGCAGGGCCCACATCAGTTTTGTTCCCTGTTATGCCCCCAGATCCAGCCAGGTGCATGGCAAGTAAACAATGCCAGAAAACACTTGTGGATTGAGTGTAGTTCAACTGGGGGTGAAATGCCTCTGGGTCATGGAAGAACAGATGCCCAATCCCGGGACAGGGGCACAGCCCAGGAAGAAGAAATGCAGCCACATTGCTGGCCAGCAATTCTATGCCCAGGTGGTCTCACATAACTCACAACCACCCCAGGAGTCCTGCTGAGAACTAAGGATTATCCAACCCAGTCATTTTGAAACCCCCTTGAAAACAACATTTCAGAGAGTCCAATTTTTATAAAAGACCAAAGAGGAACAGCTCTGCTTGAATCAAGCTTGAGAAGGTAGGAACCCCACTACCtcaccctctccttccttctgccctTCCCACCCCCTACAGGAGTGAGGTTCACAGAGGGAAAGGGACTTCCCACGAGTGCGCTAGGGAATGACGTGTCAGAGCCACGAGGGGCCCAAGTCTCCTACCTTCTATGCCACTGTGCTTTGCAAGACAGCCTACCATCACTGAAGCCACCAACGTAGCACAACGCAAAACACACTGCAAGAAACTCCTCCTATCACAAAAGTCTTCCAAGTCCTAAGCTAGGGGCTGCCTTGGGTCCCTTGGGATTCAAGAATCTGAGGAATGATCAGCAATGGATACAAACAACAAGAACAGTTCATCCAAGCCCTATTCAAAGGCCTTCACCCAGcataatgttttcctttcttctttcagatCTGAATGCATATGCTTCCCAAAGAAATTTTTACAAGAGAAACTTAAACCGCTACTGCCAGGAGCGTTGGCCATTCCAGCCGTGCCTCATTGGGAGGCCCTGAGCATTCTAGCTGGCAGCTGCACAGCTGCTGGGGCGCCTCCACGAGGAAGAGGGTGGTGGACAGGAGTCATGAAGATGAATTTGGAAACTCCCCTGAAGGAGGAGAAGACGTCTGAACCATCCTTGGGCCACCAAGCAAGAGTCACCCCAGTTCCTGAAAAAGCCCCCATGGGAAGAGCTGCCTCCAATTAAAGTTCTTGATTGCACCAGAGGATgtgtccttcctcttttcctttcccccTTACCAAATaatgtcttattatttttaaatatattgtcaCATCTTACTAAGCTTTAAAAAGTTAGcctattggccgggcacagtggctcacgcctgtaatcccaacactttgagaggccgaggcaggtggatcacatgaggtcaggagttcaagaccagcctggtcaacacggtggaaccccatctctactaaaaatacaaaaatcagtgaggtgtagtggcgtgctcctgtaatctcagctgctagggaggctgaggcagaggttgcaatgagctgagatctcaccactgcactagCCTGGCTAACAGCCTGGTAACAGAACAAggctcag
It encodes the following:
- the TEX48 gene encoding testis-expressed protein 48 isoform X1; translation: MPLIPLPPTAAHQNLISKIFCLCCRDCQEPYAIDDSKVPSQTQEHKPSTQSLQLQKDELDRQNPKRINAASHLPSRTPLIQPKKSTSSSSSEFEDLNAYASQRNFYKRNLNRYCQERWPFQPCLIGRP
- the TEX48 gene encoding testis-expressed protein 48 isoform X2 yields the protein MAAHQNLISKIFCLCCRDCQEPYAIDDSKVPSQTQEHKPSTQSLQLQKDELDRQNPKRINAASHLPSRTPLIQPKKSTSSSSSEFEDLNAYASQRNFYKRNLNRYCQERWPFQPCLIGRP